One genomic region from Athalia rosae chromosome 3, iyAthRosa1.1, whole genome shotgun sequence encodes:
- the LOC105689885 gene encoding NF-X1-type zinc finger protein NFXL1 isoform X1, which produces MKRPEMRKFKRAQAQNQAAIKKHMVTHPLVESSSDEEDESGQEILEKAVGNVLTSYQDQGGDPEKILSYLADTFQSNGAVCLICISSVKKTDAIWSCGRCYSFMHLSCIQHWIRDSLTYKRDRGISQVWACPKCRTEYEEDQVPQHYECFCGKMRNPPYQPWCVPHSCGEVCGKLLQPKCGHSCVLLCHPGPCPPCPKMVSSKCYCLKQPARPRRCNAKEWSCATVCGKILKCSQHTCRKMCHSGDCPPCKEEVSASCHCGNETELRHCFDKDWRCNKPCKKSLSCNIHICQGTCHAPGDCGDCLTAKNRTCPCGKIKYRISCKQDAPTCGDTCEKLLDCGSHYCNKRCHLDSCGQCLEVVTKSCKCGAHQKELACAKVFHCDTKCKQIRLCGRHPCNKKCCDCVKKNNFYACEKTCDRTLSCRKHKCPAPCHSGPCYPCPLTDTIQCRCGSSKIVIPCGTAKKIKPPHCNKMCKIPPICHHSKRESHKCHQGQCPPCKKQCTLTLKKCGHICPAPCHTKVWVKVNGITQPAGPWEKQKDKMQLKTLPCPPCQVSVMVTCLGGHETLPWPCHEAVSTSCQRPCGQLLSCTNHTCTLACHVVQDSGDNAQPTPCEECEKPCVIPRPEGCTHVCPSICHPAPCKPCKQIVRLPCHCAINTLYIRCSELTSASVERKIEIFKCGNQCPKNYPCGHRCVDDCHPGLCKSAGECNKKVKISCKCKRLKKDFSCLLIRSGNAIVECDEVCDEKKKERIQAQEAEAAKKRKEEALRNQREVEKFERKFKPRRKCKDKSNDEPCVEKSKCNYLKWLTALLVIIIACLVTFFVFNIQ; this is translated from the exons ATGAAGCG CCCTGAAATGAGGAAATTCAAAAGGGCGCAAGCGCAAAATCAAGCTGCTATTAAAAAGCACATGGTAACTCATCCACTGGTAGAATCATCCAGTGATGAAGAGGATGAGTCTGGACaagaaatattggaaaaagCAGTTGGCAATGTTTTAACATCTTACCAGGATCAGGGAGGGGACccagaaaaaattttgtcttaTTTAGCGGATACCTTTCAATCCAATGGAGCTGTTTGCCTAATATGTATTTCGTCAGTGAAGAAAACAGATGCG aTATGGAGTTGCGGTAGATGTTACTCGTTTATGCATTTATCTTGTATTCAACATTGGATTCGAGATAGTTTGACTTATAAACGCGATCGTGGAATTTCTCAAGTTTGGGCATG CCCAAAATGTCGTACCGAGTATGAAGAAGACCAGGTTCCACAACATTACGAATGTTTTTGTGGAAAGATGAGGAATCCGCCCTACCAGCCTTGGTGTGTACCACATTCTTGTGGAGAAGTATGCGGAAAGCTTCTTCAACCAAAATGCGGTCATTCGTGTGTCCTACTCTGTCATCCTGGACCTTGTCCTCCATGTCCAAAAATGGTTTCATCAAAGTGTTACTGTCTCAAGCAGCCAGCACGTCCACGACGTTGTAATGCCAAAGAGTGGAGCTGTGCTACTGtctgtggaaaaattttaaaatgttCTCAACATACGTGCAGGAAAATGTGTCATTCCGGAGATTGCCCACCCTGTAAGGAAGAAGTTTCAGCATCCTGTCATTGTGGAAATGAAACTGAACTCAGACATTGTTTCGATAAGGATTGGCGGTGCAATAAACCTTGCAAAAAGTCTTTATCCTGTAACATCCACATATGTCAGGGTACTTGTCATGCGCCTGGTGATTGTGGGGATTGCTTGACGGCTAAAAACAGGACATGTCCATGTGGGAAAATCAAGTACAGGATATCTTGTAAGCAGGATGCGCCTACATGTGGCGATACATGTGAGAAGTTATTGGATTGTGGATCACATTATTGCAATAAACGTTGTCACCTAGATAGCTGCGGCCAATGCTTAGAGGTTGTAACTAAATCTTGTAAATGTGGTGCTCATCAGAAGGAGTTAGCTTGCGCCAAAGTATTTCATTGTGACACAAAGTGCAAGCAAATTCGATTATGCGGACGTCAtccgtgtaataaaaaatgctGTGATTGtgttaagaaaaataatttttatgccTGCGAAAAGACATGTGACCGTACTTTGAGTTGTCGCAAACACAAATGTCCAGCTCCTTGTCACAGTGGCCCTTGCTATCCATGTCCTCTGACAGATACGATACAATGCCGATGTGGATCGAGTAAAATTGTGATACCATGTGgaactgcaaaaaaaattaagccaCCTCACTGCaataaaatgtgtaaaattCCACCTATTTGCCATCATTCGAAACGAGAGTCACACAAATGTCATCAAGGACAGTGTCCACCTTGCAAGAAGCAATGCACTTTAACGCTAAAAAAATGTGGTCATATATGTCCAGCCCCTTGTCACACAAAGGTTTGGGTGAAAGTGAATGGCATCACTCAGCCAGCTGGGCCgtgggaaaaacaaaaggacAAAATGCAGTTGAAAACGTTACCCTGCCCACCTTGTCAAGTTTCAGTGATGGTTACATGTTTAGGTGGGCATGAAACTTTACCATGGCCATGTCACGAAGCAGTGTCAACATCTTGTCAAAGACCATGTGGTCAGCTGTTGAGCTGTACAAATCATACGTGCACGCTAGCGTGTCATGTTGTACAAGATTCTGGAGATAATGCTCAACCGACCCCATGCGAAGAATGTGAAAAGCCGTGTGTGATTCCAAGGCCTGAAGGATGTACCCATGTATGCCCCAGCATTTGCCATCCAGCTCCGTGCAAACCCTGCAAGCAAATTGTTCGCCTCCCTTGTCACTGTGCCATTAACACTTTGTACATAAGATGTTCTGAGTTAACATCTGCAAGCGTTGAAAGAAAGATAGAAATCTTCAAATGTGGCAATCAGTGTCCTAAAAAT TATCCATGTGGGCATCGATGTGTGGACGATTGTCATCCAGGTTTATGTAAAAGTGCGGGAGAGTGTAATaagaaagtgaaaatatcGTGCAAGTGtaagagattgaaaaaagactTTTCCTGCCTTCTGATACGATCGGGTAACGCGATTGTAGAATGCGATGAGGTGTgtgatgaaaagaagaaagaacgaaTTCAAGCTCAAGAGGCTGAAGCAGcaaagaagaggaaggaggAAGCACTGCGCAATCAAAGAGAGGtagagaaatttgaaagaaaattcaaacctaGACGTAAATGTAAAGACAAATCCAATGATGAACCCTGTGTTGAGAAATCTAAATGTAATTACCTGAAATGGCTTACAGCCTTATTGGTAATCATAAT
- the LOC105689885 gene encoding NF-X1-type zinc finger protein NFXL1 isoform X2: MRKFKRAQAQNQAAIKKHMVTHPLVESSSDEEDESGQEILEKAVGNVLTSYQDQGGDPEKILSYLADTFQSNGAVCLICISSVKKTDAIWSCGRCYSFMHLSCIQHWIRDSLTYKRDRGISQVWACPKCRTEYEEDQVPQHYECFCGKMRNPPYQPWCVPHSCGEVCGKLLQPKCGHSCVLLCHPGPCPPCPKMVSSKCYCLKQPARPRRCNAKEWSCATVCGKILKCSQHTCRKMCHSGDCPPCKEEVSASCHCGNETELRHCFDKDWRCNKPCKKSLSCNIHICQGTCHAPGDCGDCLTAKNRTCPCGKIKYRISCKQDAPTCGDTCEKLLDCGSHYCNKRCHLDSCGQCLEVVTKSCKCGAHQKELACAKVFHCDTKCKQIRLCGRHPCNKKCCDCVKKNNFYACEKTCDRTLSCRKHKCPAPCHSGPCYPCPLTDTIQCRCGSSKIVIPCGTAKKIKPPHCNKMCKIPPICHHSKRESHKCHQGQCPPCKKQCTLTLKKCGHICPAPCHTKVWVKVNGITQPAGPWEKQKDKMQLKTLPCPPCQVSVMVTCLGGHETLPWPCHEAVSTSCQRPCGQLLSCTNHTCTLACHVVQDSGDNAQPTPCEECEKPCVIPRPEGCTHVCPSICHPAPCKPCKQIVRLPCHCAINTLYIRCSELTSASVERKIEIFKCGNQCPKNYPCGHRCVDDCHPGLCKSAGECNKKVKISCKCKRLKKDFSCLLIRSGNAIVECDEVCDEKKKERIQAQEAEAAKKRKEEALRNQREVEKFERKFKPRRKCKDKSNDEPCVEKSKCNYLKWLTALLVIIIACLVTFFVFNIQ; this comes from the exons ATGAGGAAATTCAAAAGGGCGCAAGCGCAAAATCAAGCTGCTATTAAAAAGCACATGGTAACTCATCCACTGGTAGAATCATCCAGTGATGAAGAGGATGAGTCTGGACaagaaatattggaaaaagCAGTTGGCAATGTTTTAACATCTTACCAGGATCAGGGAGGGGACccagaaaaaattttgtcttaTTTAGCGGATACCTTTCAATCCAATGGAGCTGTTTGCCTAATATGTATTTCGTCAGTGAAGAAAACAGATGCG aTATGGAGTTGCGGTAGATGTTACTCGTTTATGCATTTATCTTGTATTCAACATTGGATTCGAGATAGTTTGACTTATAAACGCGATCGTGGAATTTCTCAAGTTTGGGCATG CCCAAAATGTCGTACCGAGTATGAAGAAGACCAGGTTCCACAACATTACGAATGTTTTTGTGGAAAGATGAGGAATCCGCCCTACCAGCCTTGGTGTGTACCACATTCTTGTGGAGAAGTATGCGGAAAGCTTCTTCAACCAAAATGCGGTCATTCGTGTGTCCTACTCTGTCATCCTGGACCTTGTCCTCCATGTCCAAAAATGGTTTCATCAAAGTGTTACTGTCTCAAGCAGCCAGCACGTCCACGACGTTGTAATGCCAAAGAGTGGAGCTGTGCTACTGtctgtggaaaaattttaaaatgttCTCAACATACGTGCAGGAAAATGTGTCATTCCGGAGATTGCCCACCCTGTAAGGAAGAAGTTTCAGCATCCTGTCATTGTGGAAATGAAACTGAACTCAGACATTGTTTCGATAAGGATTGGCGGTGCAATAAACCTTGCAAAAAGTCTTTATCCTGTAACATCCACATATGTCAGGGTACTTGTCATGCGCCTGGTGATTGTGGGGATTGCTTGACGGCTAAAAACAGGACATGTCCATGTGGGAAAATCAAGTACAGGATATCTTGTAAGCAGGATGCGCCTACATGTGGCGATACATGTGAGAAGTTATTGGATTGTGGATCACATTATTGCAATAAACGTTGTCACCTAGATAGCTGCGGCCAATGCTTAGAGGTTGTAACTAAATCTTGTAAATGTGGTGCTCATCAGAAGGAGTTAGCTTGCGCCAAAGTATTTCATTGTGACACAAAGTGCAAGCAAATTCGATTATGCGGACGTCAtccgtgtaataaaaaatgctGTGATTGtgttaagaaaaataatttttatgccTGCGAAAAGACATGTGACCGTACTTTGAGTTGTCGCAAACACAAATGTCCAGCTCCTTGTCACAGTGGCCCTTGCTATCCATGTCCTCTGACAGATACGATACAATGCCGATGTGGATCGAGTAAAATTGTGATACCATGTGgaactgcaaaaaaaattaagccaCCTCACTGCaataaaatgtgtaaaattCCACCTATTTGCCATCATTCGAAACGAGAGTCACACAAATGTCATCAAGGACAGTGTCCACCTTGCAAGAAGCAATGCACTTTAACGCTAAAAAAATGTGGTCATATATGTCCAGCCCCTTGTCACACAAAGGTTTGGGTGAAAGTGAATGGCATCACTCAGCCAGCTGGGCCgtgggaaaaacaaaaggacAAAATGCAGTTGAAAACGTTACCCTGCCCACCTTGTCAAGTTTCAGTGATGGTTACATGTTTAGGTGGGCATGAAACTTTACCATGGCCATGTCACGAAGCAGTGTCAACATCTTGTCAAAGACCATGTGGTCAGCTGTTGAGCTGTACAAATCATACGTGCACGCTAGCGTGTCATGTTGTACAAGATTCTGGAGATAATGCTCAACCGACCCCATGCGAAGAATGTGAAAAGCCGTGTGTGATTCCAAGGCCTGAAGGATGTACCCATGTATGCCCCAGCATTTGCCATCCAGCTCCGTGCAAACCCTGCAAGCAAATTGTTCGCCTCCCTTGTCACTGTGCCATTAACACTTTGTACATAAGATGTTCTGAGTTAACATCTGCAAGCGTTGAAAGAAAGATAGAAATCTTCAAATGTGGCAATCAGTGTCCTAAAAAT TATCCATGTGGGCATCGATGTGTGGACGATTGTCATCCAGGTTTATGTAAAAGTGCGGGAGAGTGTAATaagaaagtgaaaatatcGTGCAAGTGtaagagattgaaaaaagactTTTCCTGCCTTCTGATACGATCGGGTAACGCGATTGTAGAATGCGATGAGGTGTgtgatgaaaagaagaaagaacgaaTTCAAGCTCAAGAGGCTGAAGCAGcaaagaagaggaaggaggAAGCACTGCGCAATCAAAGAGAGGtagagaaatttgaaagaaaattcaaacctaGACGTAAATGTAAAGACAAATCCAATGATGAACCCTGTGTTGAGAAATCTAAATGTAATTACCTGAAATGGCTTACAGCCTTATTGGTAATCATAAT
- the LOC105689894 gene encoding phosphatidylinositol N-acetylglucosaminyltransferase subunit C — MTYTCDKYNMNGKKSNGELPARWRKNLYQTHGLPDNYTDSSFLEELRKNINPSNITAMEAISFAASVLTQLNIVILFVIIFVWLNNKWTAPNIIFVFSGIPTSAGYFVHTFRKPDMLGKLSKDFRTVVIFLAFGYILSPILKTLTDTVSTDTIYAMTIFMFLIHLIFSKYGSPQVTLSDSLSITSSLFGSLMLASRLASPLHAFTLLTISVQCFVLLPFIMYQLQNKVIVAIILSCTTVYLLHLISLTIACVFVGVTIFIQLVCPLWYIRWQKYKENIYGPWDEAVIMS; from the coding sequence ATGACATATACTTGTGATAAGTACAAtatgaacggaaaaaagagtAATGGAGAGCTACCGGCTCGATGGCGcaaaaatttgtaccaaaCCCACGGTCTCCCTGACAATTACACAGACAGTTCATTTCTGGAAGAACTGCGCAAGAATATTAACCCAAGTAATATAACAGCCATGGAAGCTATCTCCTTTGCTGCAAGTGTATTGACTCAACTGAACATAGTTATACTGTTTGTTATCATTTTTGTGTGGCTGAATAACAAATGGACGGCACCCAACATCATATTTGTATTCAGTGGGATCCCCACGTCAGCTGGATACTTTGTCCATACATTTAGAAAACCAGATATGTTaggaaaattgtcaaaagaTTTTAGAACTGTGGTGATATTTCTTGCCTTCGGTTATATCTTATCACCAATTCTGAAAACCCTGACCGATACAGTGAGTACTGATACAATATATGCCATGACAATATTCATGTTTTTGATCCATCTTATATTCAGTAAATATGGCTCCCCACAAGTAACTCTCTCAGATTCGCTATCGATAACGTCTTCTTTATTCGGATCACTTATGTTGGCATCAAGGTTGGCCTCGCCTTTACATGCCTTTACCTTGCTCACAATATCAGTGCAGTGCTTTGTTCTATTGCCATTCATTATGTATCAACTTCAGAATAAAGTTATCGTTGCAATCATTCTCTCTTGTACCACAGTATACCTACTGCACTTGATATCGTTGACAATTGCATGTGTTTTTGTTGGCGTTACCATATTTATTCAACTTGTTTGCCCCTTGTGGTACATCAGGTGgcaaaaatacaaagaaaatatttacggACCATGGGATGAAGCGGTAATTATGTCCTGA